The Solanum lycopersicum chromosome 8, SLM_r2.1 DNA segment GGATTAATTTCCTATTGTTCTCTAGAACTCTTTGCAACATTCGGTGAGTTTGAACTTCTTCtactttgtcaaaaaaaaaaaaatttgaatcagAAAATAATCACGTCTTGTAATTCCAAGTGAAAGTCTATGTCTAAACTTTGAATCCACGATGAGTTATGTTTTTTCTGCAGTATTCTCTAATTCCTTTTAAAGAATCGATTCACTAAAAATAgttcctttatttttaaatttctcaacTGATTGGGCTCAATTTTAGTCCATCTTATGGCGTACTTGTTTTATTGAGGTGTTAATAGGTGGAGGGGAAGGAGAATGGGAAATTATAAGGTATGGAATGGAATGTCACCAACATCATCTggtattgttgttgtttatatttctttttttgcaGGCTTTCTATTGCTTAACTTATTGGTTGTTATGTTTACTtcctattttcttcttttgtatacttaaatttgttgtattTGCGTTGCAAGTCTTTCAGAAAACATTCTTTCTATCTCCACGAGGTAGTAGTAAAGCATGCAGTCACTTTACCCTACGCTGACTCCATCAATAGGATGTTTTATGTGCAAGTCACCACTATAATGTCATTTCATTTATGAATTCCTCTTTTAGTATTGAAAATGGAAGTCTATATTTCTTtctaaaagagaagaaaacctAAGGAAGTACCACATTGTCCACTTTTGGCAATCTTTGCATGAGACCAAACAAAGATAATTGATTGCTTTTGACAAGTAAGAGAAATCaaattccttcattttttttttccttcttaacTAAAAATACAGCACCTAAAACATGCTAAACAACTCAAAGGAGTTCTATTCCAATTTCCAAATCAATTCCATTTgcccaaaaaatattatattactataccgaaaagaagaaaattatccTAGCACCTTTAAGAAAAGGTTGCATATGAGGCAAAAGTGGTCCTGGAAATGCTAGTTGCACGTACAAAGGTGTTTCCTTTGTTGGTGCAACTGGCATTCTCAGGGCCAGCTTCGCCTCACATGTAACCCCTTTCTTTTCTGAAACTTGCGGAGTTGATTTTCTTCTTCCTAATATAGTAGTGTAACATTGTTGAGGAAACGGGATTGATTTGGAAGAGAACTGAGTTCAAGTTGTTCAACATGTTTTAGGGGCGCAGTATTTGTAGTTAAGAGGAAAAAATGGAGGAATTTGATTTTTCCTGCATACATGTGAACTTAGAATATTTACTTATACTTGAGTTACGGACTTGTAGTTTGCTGGTGTGTATTTTTGAGCAAAGCAGGCCattattaaaattaagttaccaggataatatgtttttttgtaattttactaAACTATTATAAACGTAGTTCTCAGTAAAGTTTTAGGTAATattttattcaagaaaattcaacaacaaaaagacaaaaatctAACAGAGTAAACAAACATAAAACGTTATTGTCAATAACGTTTCATAATTCGTTACTCTGAGTATGTTACACCTCTATACATGGAAGAAGTAAATCAACCAAGCAAGTTTCAGGAAAAGGTTGCATGGCAGAAAAAGGCGGCCCTGGAAATGTTAGTTGCACGTACAAGGATGTTCTACAACGTACGTAGGGTAAGTGGATGGCTGAAATTCGTTAGCCTAGCCGTGGCCCTGGAAATACTTCTCTGCAGGACAAgcttcatttccattaccggaTATCAACAGAAAGGTTGAAAAAGACAACAATGTAGAGGATTTGGTGGAGTGTGGAAAGATTTGAATGCAAACTTATCGAAGATTGATCATCATGGATTTAAGCCATCCATTTACCCCAAGTTCGTTGTCAAACGCCTTTGTAAGTGCGCGCAACTAGCATTCTCAGGTCGGACCTTTGTCTTGCCTGCAACTTTTCCTGAAACTCTGCTTGGTTTTTCTTCCAAAATGAGACCGATTTGCAAGAGAATTTAGTTACTGCTGTTAACTTTTGATTCCCGGTTTACTACATCAGCTGCATAGTCAATTAGTCATTGTTTGAATtttctgatttattttttctttgcatGTATTATTATATGTATACATCTTTTATTTAGGAAGTTGGGGTTTCAAGAATGGAGATGGAACTTATGGAACTGGAATATAATACCGCCAACTCCTATCTCGAAGATACAACACCAACTCAGCAATATGTAGGCATGAAAAATGAACGGATGGATTCGGGTAGAAGATGTATTGGAGCCaaatatgaagagaaaatgcAGCAAAGGACCGAAATTCAGTCAACCAAAGTCACATATGACTGTTATCTTTTTGTAACCACTTGCGTTCAGATTCATTGTAACTATTGTATGCATTTGAGATTtcgaaatttgaatattttttatcaactGAGAATGTCAACTGAAGTTTAATATAGTGGGTGGATAGCTTGATAAGTGTTAAACATGTGTCATTACACTATGCAATGTAAAATACAAGGCTACCATATGGTCTATCAATAGACAGCCTTGGTGTTGGATGCTTTGGAGATAAGAGTGAAGAATTAAGTCTTGAATTTCACTAAAACACTTTAGAAAAAACCTAAGGATTTTTAAAAGTATCAAAGGCAGCAATTGAATTGTGATTGTGCCTTATGTTGAAGTCAAAGTCAAAGTTGGGATACACTTGTTATCCTAATGAGTGAGtttcttttgtattgttttgtatattaatataaatgttTGGGTTTGCCCATGTATCTTGTGCATTTCAATGTTAAGCttcgaaaaataatttaaggcAGAAAACAAAGGAAAAGACATTATTAAACGTTGAGCAGTATAGGTTGCAAACTGACTGAGTTAAGTGTGGGACTTGACTGCCGCATAGTGGGCTAACCTCTTGCATTGAATTTGGGTGAAGTAATCTGTTCGTGTGACATTCCAcgcaaataacaaataaaagtaaaaaagagaTACCCAGCTATTTGGCCTACTAGATTAGGCTTCATATTTTAACCCAAAGTCTGGATTTCAAACCTTGCCAACATCATATTGtcgtcaaaaaaaataaattaaaaagagatCATGATTGAAGGTGTGAACATTTTCATACATCAACTTTTCATAGCTTTTCATGGATCATAAAAAAGAGAAACCATATCATTGTCTATTTGTCTAAACAAAATCAATGAACTAATGTTCCATTATCGCGATGAATATCAGGAAGGTCAGGACTAATGGAGAACTTCAACCATTTCTTCTTCTCAATGTGTTTAAGACATGGCTGCATAACCAACCCGATTGCAATAGCAGCAAGGCTTATTATCATGACTTTAACCGTTGAAAACGCTAAAACAATACCAACGAGTATGGTTGGAGGAATACACAGTACAATGGCTCCGACTGTTCCACCAGGTATCTTGAAAGGGCGCGATGCATTTGGGAACTTTATCCTTAATCGTACGAATGCTATGAATTCCAAGATCATTCCAAAGCAATACAAGAAGTTTTCTGCAGCTACAATCTCTTGAAAGCTCATCCATGAAAGTAAAAGCACACCTGAAGCTGAGAGGAGGATCCCGACTAGAGGTGTTCCATGACGTGATCTCTTGGCAAAGAACTCGGGTAGCATCCCTCTCTCAGCCATACCGAGTAGCTGAAATGAGTCGCTGCTCATTTCCGCTACAAATGTCCCCATGTTTGACAATGCAGCAGCCCCTTGAATCCACCATCTTAGCCACACTCCACCAAGTATTTTCGCGATATCTGAGAAATAGCCATCCGTCCACAGATCACGCTCGAGTGGAACAGCTCCGGTACCAACTAACAGAGGGAAAAAGTAGGATAAAACGACTAGAATCACAGCATAAAACAGAGCTTTAGGCAGAGTTTTCTTCGGGTTACGCACTTCTCCTACTAGAGTACTTATAGAGTCCCAATAATTCAGGTTCCAAAAGAGAGTATTCAGATACAAATTCCAATCCACACTGTGCACATCCGTCGCCAACCACCTCGTGGGCTTTAGTTTTGGAATCGAGATCAACCCCATAACAACAAAAGGAAGAATCGACAATACCCCGAGCAGAACAGCAACCCATCCAACAATAGTTAAACCTCTATAGTTCATGTAAGTAAGTACCAAAGTAATGCCTATGACCGCGAGAACGCGAGGAAGTCCACCACCTAATGCAGGAACTCCTGATTTCAGATAATCAAGAAACAAGACGGGGTAAAGAGCGTTATCGATCACTCCACTCAACCATTTCACCCAACCTTGTTGAAAGCCCCAGTATGGACCTAATGCAGATGAAACCCAAACAACATATCCGCTATTTTCGGGGAACATGGTGCCTAATTCAGCTGTTATAAGTGCCTCAGGTACACTCCATATAATTGGGAAAACCAAGAAACCAACAAGTGCAAGAAGTGGACCAGCTGCGTGTACAGTGTCTTCAACACCAAATGGTCCACCTGATACTTCATAGAAAATGAGAAAAACCAAAGGCAATAGTGAAAGTTTCCTATCATTATTTGCTCTTGAAGAAGAAACAACTTCATTAATCTCTATGTATTCTGCATTATTACACTCTCCCATTGGAATTGCAGCTTCTTTTTGAGGTAAGTCCCTTACTTTCTGCATTATAAATCAAATCTTTAACATTACCATTTCACTAAAATCAagtaaacaacaacaacatatatacTCAGTTTAATTCAACAAGTGAGAAGCGCAGATCTTGCCCCTACCTTAAAAGATAGAGAGACCGTTTTCGATAGATCCTCAGACAGTGAAAGAAGTCATGGccaaaaaaaagaactaaagaaaGAAGGACAAAACATTCACAAAAGGAACAGTAACTACAACAAAAGAAGACAACAATCGGGGTACAAGAAATAACAAATGTTATCAGAAATCGAATAACAATAAGCTACAAGAGTAATGCTACAATTACTAGTATGAAAAGATAAGTGACATTACACTCAATGTACTTTATTAACTTTCTATCATAATCCGTTTACTCCGTAAGATCTTAACTAAGGTCATATTCTTGGTAAGCTACAGATGTATTATATCCTAGTGATTATCTTGCTACCCTAATCCGTAACCTCCTATCTAAGGTTACATATTTACTAAGCTATAAATGTGTCATGTCACGTTGATTATCgtgctaaaacaaataaagattGTTACTTTTATCTAAGATTATGTTCTCGATAAGCTATAGTTATGTCAGATCTCATCTAATCACCTCTTCCCAAGAATCATCTAGCTAAAGCAAATAAAGGAGCAATCTTTATACACAAACAAaagcaaaacaaacaaaaaaagaaaacaaaattgttTAGTGGGTCATCAGATTCTTGAACAAGaagtaagaaaaaaacatatatatatccaCTCAAACTATGTTATACATGTggaagttttttcttttttaaaaaataattaataattacctAAACTGAACTCATcatctttagttcttgaatctGTTCTATgctgagattaaaaaaaaaaaattgcagaaatttgagagaaacataatttttttgataaatcctATGAGTATTTTGTTCTGCAACACTGTTGTTGTTCTGCTGTGTACACTCGCAAGTCACAGCCACCCcactacatttttttttaattttttgtctttttaagaaaaaagtatctatttatttatttattaagaaaatactattttattttatcatcaaaTATGTGTAAAGTTATGGactttaagttaattaattaattttaaaaatgataaagtagagATAAAAGGGAAGTTATTGGAGATTCTGAAATTTAGAGAAAAAGTAGAGGTAAAAAAAtggaattattaaaaatattttatttgtaagttTCGAGCTTAGGTTATCATTAActtgacataatacataaacaaatattcatatatatttgatttaattgatttgtAAGCACTTCAAttttgaaaatacaaataaaaacatatttagaCTTCAACTCACTTTCACTGTGTTAGACTGTTAGTTGAACACCCTAACTTATAACATGATCATCTAGACACCTCAGCATCGAGCGTTCACGAGACACAATGGAACAAGTTATAAAGTGTTTAGTTTATAATCTAGACTAATTAATTGAAGTATCTGATAAATTGAAGTATTTAAATGTGTACTCTTTATACCGAAGTATTTACTTGTTAAATATGCATGAGATTAAATTTAGatgtttctttatatatattatgttaatatatattatagcACAATTtagatacttaaattttttcACTCCAACTTACTTTAAAGAGACATTAGAGGCCCCTATTGTTCTCAACATCATAAAATTTCATCATTATCTCCCTAAAGctatttatgtataattaagACAATAAGACACCAAGTTTTTACATTGTAACTCAGAAAAGAAACATGTTTAATAATTATTCTCAAGTGCTTTTGTAGCTTAATTTAGtaaaacaattttaataatctttttcaaaagtattttgtaACAAAGCAACAATAAACACTATTTTCGTAGCCCAtaaattagatatattttaattagtgATCATATAGTTAAGAAGAACTGGTTATTTAATATAACATTGTAGTTTAAAACAAGTAATACTATTTAAAGCCatatttattttaggaaaagaatctttttattaaaatacgGAGAGTAGTTATATTTGTTGTCATGATTATTATATAAAGTTAAACTAAGTCAAGCATGCGTCAattatttgttataataatttatgtctttgcatgtgtgtttttttttcttttcttttttcatcaaaattcaaaaataattactattatttaaaattagtgCACTCATTGTGGCGTGCAGAAAatactcttttttattttccaacCAACATATAAACCCCACCAAATCCCATAACATTCAACAAAAACATACAACaaaaaacaacataataatgttaagttaaattagaaaaactctttatgaataaataaaatatttaataagtgTCTAAACAATGTCTAatttgtgcatatatatatatatatatatatatatatatatatatatatatatatatatatattgattattcaCATATTGATTCAGGGTAAACAGATTTATTCGAACTctaaacatttttattaataattatgattttgCTATCGCATTAATTATACGTTACATATTggttaaattttgtaaaaatttgtTCCAAATTGataatcatctttgaaattcatGACTAAGTTAAAATGAacaattattttcaagtatattctTACATTAAAAATAGAGTGCGTAAAATTTAggataaaatcatcaattttatttaagttatgtgttgtatttattattttttaatagagaTAAAAATAGCTAAAGTGACAGTCAAATTTACTCAAATGAATCACTCTTTTATCTTTATGATATCAACAACACGTCTTCATTTAATTAacctcaaaatttaaaataaataaatctcatATATATAAAGTACAACTAAAAACACATACTATACCACCGTTAGTTATTagtataagtatatatataaacatgaatttaattatttaaacattttaatataaatatcgaatcactgaataaaaaaaaatgtgaagcATGCATaggaatatatcaaaataaaagaggaATGCAACTTATCTCACCTAAGTTTATAGGAATACAAAGTCTTAATTTTAAGTtgaattagtaaaaataaatacttcTCTTTTATATCGTAAACATATAAAAGTAAACTAAAAGGACTAAGATAaccttttgataaaaaaaaaaatcaaattttgaactcTTATATTCTGACTCCACCTCACTCGtcacatgaaaaaaatgaacaaagaaaagtaaagaattaGGCATTTTTTAGGGTAACGATTCGTAACCGTCAGTGAGATTAGTAACTTGAAAAATAAGACAGTTATTTATTGGCACATGTTGAATAATATCGAtagtgaaaaaagaaaattattttttacgctatcagtatatatataaaattaattacctGATCATCACCATTCTGcacaaatttatcattttgtgCTGTTGTAGGGGAAGAAAGAGcagatgtttttttttcagCTACTGCTACTTGTTGTTGAGCATTAGGAActtcaatggaggattttgtttctgattttactgtcatattttttaaaaaaaacacaaaaaaataagagaaggagaaaatatatattaatttcttaattaagaattgaaggaaattaaaattataatagagAGAAAGGTGGggaattttgtgatattttcatgtttgatggattaataataataataataataataataataacaacaacaatactaatagtaataataataataagacttaaaagaagaaaattggaGAGAGTTGTGGGTGATGGTAAGAAGGTGAGACTTATATAGAGTGAGTGATTAGGAAGAAAGTGAGTGTTGTTTAAAGATTTTAATTGATGGAATTTGTCCACTgttaaatatattatgaaattgatgtggcTAAATAGACATGATTATTAAAGACAGCCGTGGAATTAAAATTCGAAATTTACGACCTcagtatatattaattttttgagttattaattaacgatatgtttatttaaaatagagataaaataagatttaaaaaaaaataaatataaaataaaatttaaagtttataaatttaaaattttaattatttcaagttGTTAAAGACAAGATGAAACGGTATTTAAAGCTTAtgaatttagttatttagtCCTTATGAATTACTAAAAAAGTGTTATTAAAGGTAAAGAGGAAATAGGATTTGAAgcttatatatttaataaattgatttttttttaattactgatttttatatcaataatttatacatattaaatttctttAAGATAATATAAGCTTTGACCTAAAATTATGGGCAATTATCACAAATagctactaaaatatttttaattaggtttcatagttatagtttgctagTTAAgattcgtagctacatgttagagagaagagaaagacgatttatatatgtatatctatcaaaatgtatatgtatatatatcagataattgtatatatatatatatatatatatatatatatatatatatatatatatatatatttgtatacgagctagattgagagagggagaagagagtAGAGTGAGGCAATTgcatttgtttatatatatatatatgaataatttgtatgtatatatgtatacgtCGAGAAAAGAAGCGAGAGAGAGGAAAAGAGGAGAGAGGAACACATAATTCAACTAAAAACCACGATGGggatcaaaattaatttaaattatagctatgttagttaattaactagtatatgttaagctaattataaaaatgactattttatCTATATTTGATTGAACTTTCAGTTTTGAAGTAAGGAATCTAGTAATTATTTATACCagaattataatattattatttttatattatattaacaaAATTAGGAAGGTGTGTCATTCTTGATTTCTTGTGTTCCAAATAGAGGCAAGAAGTCAAAGGCACAATGGTCATACTCAGATCTATTCATGTATTGGGGATtccaaaattcaataataaattaattaatttgatgtttctctttttatttttataataatttaaataatatatgttatatgtgaacTGAAATTGAACCAATCCCATCATATGATTCAGCTGTATGGTTGTCTATTATATTCTCTAATTGTGGGGGTGGTGGGTGGGGTGTGTTTTTgggaattaatttaattaataattaattaattaataagtgGGAAATGATGCTTTATTTTGAAGTAATCTGGAAATCATAAAaggaatttattaatttattcatatattaaaatctaCAACTCTgttattcttatttaaaatcgtaatttaaaaattcaaatttcgcCTATAATTAAAGgtatatttgatttaatttaaaattatatttttattttatatcttataATATGAGCTTAATATTGAAAAGATcagaaatagaaataaatatcataatgaaataaacaaaaaatattatgctCAATTCAACTCGAAAAATTAGCTTATATGATTTGAATGATCCAAagtcatattaaaaaataatacctaTACATTTTGTAAACATGTGTTAAGAGAATGGCTACTACTTTCTtcctttaattattaattaaatcttttaaatattcaaaaccCACCACAAAAAGTCTAGTCATATATACCTAtatttacatgttttttttcccttataaaataagaattattaatatttgtaattaaatatttgtgcaCATGTTGAAGAACACAAATAGATATGACCCATATGAAATGCAAGCACCTAGAGTACTTTGTTCTATATTTTTGTGATTAGTCAAACAAAAATTGCATAATATTGACCAACTTTTTGCTTTTGCATATGCACTAAAAATGCATGCTATTAAACACATTTTTTCCAAggtccaatatatatatatatttatcgatTATCATATATCTATTATTGTTATAGTTCTTTTCTGTGTTagttacttttttatttttacatttccTTTTCTAATTTGCTTCGATGCGACGtactttaaagatatttttattttgtaggaATAGTTTTGAAGAATAACTATTGATGTGACTTAAATGTTCTTTGTTCGAAAATTATGTGGATAAGAaatgtattgtatatataaatcaaaattactTCTAATAGATATGTCTTATAAATTAGAAACATGACCATTAATAATATTTCTGTATTTGATATTAAGTATTATCAATTTATAAATGTTTAGTGCACCCTAACATACTAATTAATACTtcataaatatttcttaaaaaattacacAAACTTAATTAAATTTACATGTATATCCACCAAAGCAAATTTACCATCTAATCTATATGTTCACAGGAACTCAAAATTGCTTTacccaaattatatatataatcaaagaATTCActgaatatctattttttaacCGTCAatccaattattattattatatgttaacttagaatttttagttataaaattcataaacttcGAATCACGAATTAACGTTTGAAATAGTCAACCAAACCTACACATTGTATTTTATTCCAAGATACTTTAGTATTAATGTCTAaacattgtatatattttaGAGAAATGACACTCATCAAAATATtagtgaacaaaaaaaattaacacttttccaaatttccatttttttttcttttttgggggttgggggtgggggtgggggtaggGGTGGTAGGGCAACAACTTTTATTTTAGTGTTAATTCATTGATCCCACGCGTGACTTTATATAAAGCTTTTTGAAGATTATTAGCACTTCATATATCCATAAAGCCAAAACATAATTAGAAAAAGCTTTCATAATTTTGTCAAAAAGTTAGAGGACAACATAAGAAGAATtagaagaaattaaagaagatttaattgatgtaaaaaaaggaaattcaaTTGTTGAGTGCTAAGAGCCTTCATCTGGAGTGCTAAATAGTccttttatctttaattaaagGTTTCAGATTCGCGAGTCACTTTATTATGAAGCACTTTTTCCATCAATATGGGACTTTCAACGAAAATTTAGATTTAGTCAGACTTTAATATGaacaatgaacaaaagaaaagagcCTCCTGGATcatgcattattattattacttattagtTTTAGCACTTAtttgttcctcttttttttttattaggtGAAAGCTACAActgttatattttaaaaaaaaattaattttatcgtgattaagtaatttaataaaatgaaacatgCATTAGTTAATCATGATTAAGTGATAAAGTGGATGTGCAAATTCAAATCTACAtgcttaaatattttaatttgaatatcaTATGATTTTTGTGCTTAAACTACTAACTTAAATCTGATGACTAAATTGCATGAAGAACAAATTAAAGCCATGTGTATATGCTCAACCAATTAGCTAAAGTAAAAAGTAATTGAATTTTATGattagatttaatttttaattgtgtataaatttatattgaatgtataattttttgtatatttcactAGCGATTATAATTATAATGCGGTAATTGAAAGGCTTGTATAAAACTCCTGATATAGTGCAAGTATCGTATAGTCATacattaaaataacatataaaaaagatatatacatataattaatttataatataaatattatgcacacttaatatataatttttatatattttaactattaattataattattttgactGATCGAGCATATATAAAAGCTTATCATGTATGGCTAGCCTACTACTAGATCAAGTGAAGCCCAACTTTATAATTTAACCCAAACAAAATTGGGCCTtaattaattcatgtttaaGGCTGATTTTTTTAGCCTCTATTTTTAAAGTATGTAAGGACATAGAAAACCTTTAAGAGTACACTTATTAGGTGTGTTTAGTTTGAGAAGGGTAAACTATACGAAGATTTTATTGTTATcgttattgttattttagagATAGAAGTTATATTTGATTGACCCTTGATCTGCTAAAGAAGATAATTCAAAGAAGAATTAATAAAGATACAAGAAATAAATAGATCCTTAAAGAAGATAattcaaaaaagaattaatggaaatataaaaaataaatagataatactagaataataatataacaaaataatattataattgaagtaaaaaacaacaaataataatgatgtcgaaaaacaagaaattattaaaataataatacaactaCTAATATGGTGAGAGAACAAGAATACTAGATGATACATTCCTACCTAGAAATTCTTTTACTATAATTTATGTCATTCATAACGATCTACAAAGTTATGGTCTCGATAAGCTAGTTGAAATTGTGTTCctttgaaaaatatgttttttaaaaatgagaaaaatgattaCTTTCTAGACAAGTGACATTCTATCGTTAACTATATCCTCCCATTCTTCAGCACAATTAATTTTTACGTTATTTTCGCATATAGCCTATTTTCACCACTCAAAACCTActccctttttcct contains these protein-coding regions:
- the LOC101247639 gene encoding probable polyamine transporter At1g31830 isoform X1; amino-acid sequence: MTVKSETKSSIEVPNAQQQVAVAEKKTSALSSPTTAQNDKFVQNGDDQKVRDLPQKEAAIPMGECNNAEYIEINEVVSSSRANNDRKLSLLPLVFLIFYEVSGGPFGVEDTVHAAGPLLALVGFLVFPIIWSVPEALITAELGTMFPENSGYVVWVSSALGPYWGFQQGWVKWLSGVIDNALYPVLFLDYLKSGVPALGGGLPRVLAVIGITLVLTYMNYRGLTIVGWVAVLLGVLSILPFVVMGLISIPKLKPTRWLATDVHSVDWNLYLNTLFWNLNYWDSISTLVGEVRNPKKTLPKALFYAVILVVLSYFFPLLVGTGAVPLERDLWTDGYFSDIAKILGGVWLRWWIQGAAALSNMGTFVAEMSSDSFQLLGMAERGMLPEFFAKRSRHGTPLVGILLSASGVLLLSWMSFQEIVAAENFLYCFGMILEFIAFVRLRIKFPNASRPFKIPGGTVGAIVLCIPPTILVGIVLAFSTVKVMIISLAAIAIGLVMQPCLKHIEKKKWLKFSISPDLPDIHRDNGTLVH
- the LOC101247639 gene encoding probable polyamine transporter At1g31830 isoform X2, whose product is MGECNNAEYIEINEVVSSSRANNDRKLSLLPLVFLIFYEVSGGPFGVEDTVHAAGPLLALVGFLVFPIIWSVPEALITAELGTMFPENSGYVVWVSSALGPYWGFQQGWVKWLSGVIDNALYPVLFLDYLKSGVPALGGGLPRVLAVIGITLVLTYMNYRGLTIVGWVAVLLGVLSILPFVVMGLISIPKLKPTRWLATDVHSVDWNLYLNTLFWNLNYWDSISTLVGEVRNPKKTLPKALFYAVILVVLSYFFPLLVGTGAVPLERDLWTDGYFSDIAKILGGVWLRWWIQGAAALSNMGTFVAEMSSDSFQLLGMAERGMLPEFFAKRSRHGTPLVGILLSASGVLLLSWMSFQEIVAAENFLYCFGMILEFIAFVRLRIKFPNASRPFKIPGGTVGAIVLCIPPTILVGIVLAFSTVKVMIISLAAIAIGLVMQPCLKHIEKKKWLKFSISPDLPDIHRDNGTLVH